The Desulfovibrio sp. genome window below encodes:
- a CDS encoding lytic transglycosylase domain-containing protein produces the protein MFIRPPIPAVALAALLFFLPPVLAAGAEHTPGEFNFRVPKGSTSTQVKAWIKQAAAKHGLDPSLVQALMEIESGGDAAAVSPKGAQGLMQIMPGTAKELNLSDPFDPSANIDAGSRYLRDQLKSFGDVRLALAAYNAGPEAVRKYAGIPPFPETQRYVAAVSNRFIVLKTGGNLEAFVKKALESPNRPAEVK, from the coding sequence ATGTTCATTCGTCCCCCCATTCCAGCCGTTGCCTTGGCAGCGCTCCTGTTCTTTCTGCCGCCGGTTCTGGCCGCCGGGGCGGAACACACTCCTGGAGAATTCAACTTCAGAGTTCCAAAGGGCTCAACCAGCACCCAGGTGAAGGCCTGGATCAAGCAGGCAGCGGCCAAGCACGGCCTGGACCCCAGCCTGGTGCAGGCCCTGATGGAAATAGAATCCGGAGGGGACGCGGCAGCGGTGTCTCCCAAAGGGGCGCAAGGCCTCATGCAGATCATGCCCGGCACAGCCAAGGAGTTGAACCTGAGCGACCCGTTCGACCCTTCGGCCAACATCGATGCCGGAAGCCGCTACCTGCGTGATCAGCTCAAATCGTTCGGGGACGTGCGCCTGGCCCTGGCAGCATACAACGCAGGGCCCGAGGCTGTGCGGAAATATGCCGGCATCCCTCCGTTCCCGGAAACGCAGCGTTATGTGGCGGCCGTGTCCAACCGCTTCATCGTCTTGAAGACCGGAGGAAACCTGGAGGCCTTCGTGAAAAAGGCCCTGGAGAGCCCCAACAGGCCCGCGGAAGTGAAATAA
- a CDS encoding DUF4337 domain-containing protein, with the protein MPEEKKDTWLSYVSVSTIIFAVCATLSTFKGGQYSTKTVLNQLNVANSWAYYQSKDLKSYLHEIQKDQLELAVRHSSLTGEAAEQYKKKIAAYDEKIMKYDVQKKDIERDAKAYEADIKLTQGYSQNFGMAVIFLQIAILLASISALMKKISLWYGSLSVGSIGIAYFCNGFFSFF; encoded by the coding sequence ATGCCTGAAGAAAAGAAAGATACATGGTTAAGCTACGTTTCAGTTTCCACTATCATCTTTGCTGTCTGCGCCACGCTTTCCACATTCAAGGGGGGGCAATATTCCACAAAAACAGTATTAAACCAGCTAAACGTCGCCAATTCATGGGCATATTATCAATCCAAGGACTTGAAGAGCTACCTGCATGAGATCCAAAAGGACCAGCTTGAACTCGCGGTCAGACATTCGTCCCTGACAGGAGAGGCTGCCGAGCAATACAAGAAGAAGATTGCCGCCTATGACGAAAAAATAATGAAGTACGATGTACAGAAAAAGGATATTGAGCGCGATGCCAAGGCTTACGAAGCGGATATCAAACTCACCCAGGGCTACTCCCAAAATTTTGGAATGGCGGTTATTTTTCTTCAGATCGCCATTTTGTTGGCATCAATATCCGCTCTTATGAAAAAGATCTCCCTCTGGTATGGAAGCCTTTCCGTGGGTTCCATAGGCATCGCATACTTCTGCAACGGCTTCTTTTCCTTTTTTTAA
- a CDS encoding HAMP domain-containing histidine kinase, giving the protein MYGHPLLSALLGQLDSLERSARELRMPLLAGQTEALRQSVIGVVAERSALEETAAIAVMKAKRLEMGIEENRRRYEETLRSFERFRQGFEIIESLRSLDELPDMLERLRGLFKVGMFRLYMDQHEYGKYLPKGFPLLDSEELRAMAGSILSAGSRSYVGPALQAPPGLLTPAEARRWGSCYAYPLEDRFHEGQWAGLILLTDLSPDRYRLDMATDYMEHFSDALASAVVDVTDRRKAEELREDVELITRHDLKSPLSAILTLPQFLLEADNLTDRQKEMVRLMLVAGRRMQSMITLSLSLYRMERGTYELAADSLDLAALVRSIWEEGGGPYRSARMGLDLQTPEPQFFVLGEELLCYTMLANLINNALEASKPGETVAVRLFREEGWAVVEVANSRDVPEEIRERFFEKYATWGKQSGTGLGTYTARMIAEVHGGSIELHTGMGQGTIVRVRLPDGPNGRP; this is encoded by the coding sequence ATGTACGGCCACCCATTGCTCTCAGCCCTGCTCGGGCAGCTCGACTCGCTCGAGCGTTCCGCCAGGGAACTTCGCATGCCCCTCCTCGCCGGCCAGACCGAGGCCTTGCGGCAATCCGTGATTGGGGTTGTGGCAGAGAGGTCGGCCCTGGAGGAAACCGCGGCCATAGCCGTCATGAAGGCCAAGCGCCTGGAGATGGGCATTGAAGAAAACAGGCGGCGCTACGAAGAAACTCTGCGTTCCTTCGAGCGTTTCCGGCAGGGGTTCGAGATCATCGAATCGTTACGCAGCCTGGATGAATTACCGGACATGCTGGAGAGACTGCGTGGGCTTTTCAAGGTGGGGATGTTTCGGCTGTACATGGACCAGCACGAGTACGGGAAATACCTCCCCAAAGGTTTCCCGCTGCTTGACTCCGAAGAGTTGCGGGCCATGGCCGGGAGCATTCTGTCCGCTGGTTCTAGAAGTTACGTTGGTCCGGCCTTGCAAGCTCCCCCGGGGCTTCTGACCCCGGCTGAAGCCAGACGCTGGGGGTCATGCTACGCCTATCCCCTGGAAGACCGCTTTCACGAAGGACAATGGGCCGGCCTCATCCTGCTGACGGACTTAAGTCCCGACCGCTACCGCTTGGACATGGCCACGGATTATATGGAGCACTTCAGCGATGCCTTGGCCAGCGCGGTAGTGGACGTCACGGACCGGCGCAAGGCCGAGGAACTGCGAGAAGACGTGGAATTGATCACCAGGCACGACCTCAAATCCCCCCTGTCCGCGATTCTGACCCTGCCGCAGTTTTTGCTGGAAGCCGACAACCTGACCGACCGCCAGAAAGAGATGGTCCGGCTCATGCTGGTGGCTGGCCGGCGCATGCAATCAATGATAACCCTTTCCCTCTCGCTCTATCGCATGGAGCGGGGCACCTACGAACTTGCGGCGGACTCACTGGACCTGGCCGCATTGGTTCGCTCCATATGGGAAGAGGGAGGAGGCCCCTACCGCTCGGCGCGCATGGGACTGGATCTTCAGACGCCAGAGCCGCAGTTCTTTGTGCTCGGGGAGGAACTCCTGTGCTACACCATGCTGGCCAACCTCATAAACAATGCCCTGGAAGCGTCCAAACCCGGTGAGACCGTGGCGGTGCGGCTTTTCCGGGAAGAAGGCTGGGCTGTGGTGGAGGTGGCCAACAGCAGGGATGTGCCTGAGGAGATCCGGGAGAGGTTCTTTGAGAAGTACGCTACCTGGGGCAAGCAAAGCGGAACGGGGCTGGGGACCTACACGGCCAGGATGATCGCCGAAGTGCACGGCGGGAGCATCGAACTCCACACGGGCATGGGCCAGGGAACCATTGTGCGGGTACGTCTGCCCGACGGCCCTAACGGCCGCCCGTAA
- a CDS encoding radical SAM protein yields the protein MHYEGNIIRPPSEADSILLQVTVGCSHNSCAFCGAYMGEPFRIKDEGTVFEDIEFAARYMTKQRRLFLCDGDALTMPLERLTRILNRIGERMPWLTRIGAYASARGLRGKSQDDLRFLKEQGLSMVYMGLESGDDALLKSMGKKALVKDMLEQANKVRQAGLKLSVTVIVGLAGASDWQKHARLTGEALTAMQPDHAAALSLIPVPGTPLWQDIEAGKFQQQDALGLVRELRMLLEHTQMSRGLFLADHASNHVPLKLRLPRDKAHGLQLLDAALAGRKPLKPERARGL from the coding sequence CTGCACTACGAAGGAAACATCATCCGCCCTCCGAGCGAAGCGGACAGCATCCTCCTGCAGGTAACCGTGGGATGCTCCCACAATTCGTGCGCGTTTTGCGGAGCATACATGGGCGAGCCTTTTCGCATAAAGGACGAGGGAACCGTTTTTGAGGACATCGAATTCGCCGCCCGCTACATGACCAAGCAGCGCAGGCTCTTTCTCTGCGACGGAGACGCCCTGACCATGCCTCTTGAACGGCTTACGCGTATACTGAACCGCATCGGCGAACGCATGCCATGGTTGACCCGTATAGGCGCTTACGCCAGCGCCAGAGGCTTGCGCGGCAAGAGTCAGGACGACTTGCGTTTCCTCAAGGAGCAAGGGCTGTCCATGGTCTACATGGGGCTCGAATCCGGTGACGACGCCCTTCTGAAGTCCATGGGAAAGAAGGCCTTGGTGAAGGACATGCTGGAACAAGCAAACAAAGTGCGCCAGGCCGGACTCAAGCTCTCTGTCACAGTGATTGTCGGACTCGCTGGCGCCAGCGATTGGCAAAAGCACGCCCGCCTTACAGGGGAAGCATTGACTGCCATGCAGCCTGACCATGCCGCGGCCTTGAGCCTCATCCCTGTTCCCGGCACCCCGCTCTGGCAAGACATCGAGGCAGGCAAGTTCCAACAGCAGGACGCGCTTGGCCTGGTCCGGGAGCTCCGAATGCTCCTGGAACATACCCAGATGTCCCGCGGCCTGTTCCTTGCCGACCATGCGTCCAACCATGTCCCCTTGAAGCTGAGGCTACCCCGGGACAAGGCTCACGGATTACAACTTTTGGACGCAGCCCTTGCCGGTAGAAAACCTCTCAAACCGGAACGTGCTCGTGGTTTGTAA
- the gap gene encoding type I glyceraldehyde-3-phosphate dehydrogenase, protein MATKIGVNGFGRIGRYLTRILADDKNYEIAVINARAGNEELARLLKYDSVHRTFPGEVGVWEDGITVQGKKIHVNRHAACEWKWGDYGIDIVVDTTGKFTDREKAGHHMTCGAKKVIVSAPAKEPDCTIVMGVNDHEYDPAKHNIISSASCTTNCLAPVAKALNDAFGIKHGLMTTIHSYTMSQRILDGSHKDPRRARAACVSLIPTTTGAARAVTAVMPELKGKLDGYSIRVPTADGSIVDLTCEMAKPVTKEEVNALLKSKANENMGYTEEPLVSVDYLGDTHGGVVDGLLTTVLDGTLLKVVIWYDNEAGFTHQLIRLLNLVATKK, encoded by the coding sequence ATGGCAACCAAAATCGGCGTGAACGGTTTTGGCCGTATCGGCCGTTACCTGACCCGCATACTGGCGGACGATAAGAACTACGAGATTGCGGTCATCAATGCCCGCGCAGGCAACGAGGAACTTGCCAGGCTCCTCAAATACGACTCTGTCCATCGCACGTTCCCCGGTGAAGTGGGCGTCTGGGAGGACGGCATCACCGTCCAGGGCAAAAAGATCCACGTCAACCGGCATGCCGCTTGCGAGTGGAAGTGGGGCGATTACGGCATCGACATCGTTGTGGACACCACGGGAAAGTTCACCGATCGCGAAAAGGCCGGCCACCACATGACCTGCGGCGCCAAGAAAGTCATCGTCTCCGCTCCGGCCAAAGAGCCTGACTGCACCATCGTCATGGGCGTCAACGACCACGAATACGACCCTGCCAAGCACAACATCATTTCCTCGGCGTCTTGCACCACCAACTGCCTGGCTCCCGTGGCCAAGGCCTTGAACGACGCTTTCGGAATCAAGCACGGGCTCATGACCACCATCCACTCCTACACCATGAGCCAGCGCATCCTGGACGGCTCCCACAAGGACCCCCGTCGGGCCCGCGCCGCCTGCGTCTCCCTCATCCCCACCACCACCGGGGCCGCCCGGGCGGTGACCGCGGTCATGCCCGAACTCAAGGGCAAGCTTGACGGCTATTCCATCCGGGTCCCCACCGCCGACGGTTCCATCGTGGATCTCACCTGCGAGATGGCAAAGCCGGTGACCAAGGAAGAGGTCAACGCGCTACTCAAGTCCAAGGCCAACGAGAACATGGGCTACACCGAGGAACCTCTGGTTTCGGTGGACTATCTGGGCGATACCCATGGCGGCGTGGTGGATGGCCTGCTCACCACGGTGCTGGACGGAACCCTGCTCAAGGTGGTGATCTGGTACGACAACGAGGCCGGGTTCACCCATCAGCTGATCCGATTGCTCAATCTTGTGGCGACAAAGAAATAG
- a CDS encoding PilZ domain-containing protein, whose product MNGMHSCGTHRAASDKGDGACLFLSPGQVLSLQLPGEDRGNRASVLGVKSGEFIIIKASPVLVSRLNSDTEHPVLIRLEDNGTIYGFEASVLSVLKHPLPLLFVAYPKTFEEHSLRRHPRIKCLVPTLIESPDFVSPGHICDMSMGGCRVVAPQDSVRGNSLEYGDHVNICLPLDGLRIEKLPCQVRAHKVDNGSVNLGLAFQEGNDTYAVAAHFLDRLHKLESLRFLLNQEAAREALATPPLPSDMRDLTPLVGDGFQVSLKAQESIELQFTGSHLYDQSYILGVDGTDTVIAEMPMSTGLKSLPKPGMGLQARFENHGSRYGFRTSVTKFITKPRPMVFFAYPKKIEILMRRRHPRVRCQLPISLENEHFKATGYISDISQGGCRVMANLDNGEMVCNVMTGDTLNMSMPLDGLRVGSLRAKVKSINYQENTITMGLVFAPDKKMAHSLEDFIAQLESVAN is encoded by the coding sequence ATGAACGGCATGCATTCCTGCGGAACGCACCGGGCCGCGTCTGACAAGGGCGATGGCGCATGCCTTTTCCTTTCACCTGGACAAGTTCTCTCGCTCCAGCTTCCGGGAGAAGACCGCGGGAATCGAGCCTCGGTCCTGGGTGTCAAATCCGGTGAATTCATCATTATCAAAGCTTCCCCGGTTCTGGTTTCCAGGCTTAATTCCGACACTGAACATCCTGTTCTCATCCGCCTTGAGGACAACGGCACCATCTACGGCTTTGAAGCATCGGTCCTCAGCGTGCTCAAGCATCCCCTGCCGCTCCTGTTCGTCGCCTACCCCAAAACCTTCGAGGAGCATTCCCTCAGGCGCCACCCCCGGATCAAGTGCTTGGTCCCCACGTTGATCGAAAGCCCGGATTTCGTCTCTCCCGGGCACATCTGCGACATGAGCATGGGTGGCTGCCGGGTGGTGGCTCCCCAGGACTCCGTCAGGGGCAACTCCCTGGAATACGGTGACCACGTCAACATCTGCCTGCCATTGGACGGACTGCGCATCGAAAAGCTTCCCTGCCAGGTACGGGCCCACAAAGTGGACAACGGCTCAGTAAATCTGGGATTGGCCTTCCAGGAAGGCAACGACACTTATGCCGTTGCGGCTCATTTCCTCGACAGGCTGCACAAACTGGAGAGCCTGCGATTTCTCTTGAACCAGGAAGCAGCCCGGGAGGCTCTTGCAACGCCCCCCCTTCCAAGCGACATGCGCGACCTGACCCCCCTGGTGGGCGACGGATTCCAGGTCTCCCTGAAGGCCCAGGAATCCATTGAGCTCCAGTTCACGGGCAGCCATCTCTACGATCAATCATACATTTTGGGTGTGGACGGTACGGATACGGTCATTGCAGAAATGCCCATGAGCACCGGCCTCAAAAGTCTGCCCAAACCCGGCATGGGTCTTCAGGCCCGTTTCGAGAACCACGGCTCCCGCTACGGATTCCGCACCTCGGTCACGAAATTCATCACCAAGCCTCGCCCGATGGTTTTTTTCGCCTACCCCAAGAAGATCGAAATCCTCATGCGCAGGCGCCACCCCAGGGTGAGGTGCCAGCTCCCGATCAGTCTTGAAAACGAGCACTTCAAAGCCACAGGATACATATCAGACATCAGCCAGGGCGGATGCCGGGTGATGGCCAACCTGGACAACGGGGAGATGGTCTGCAACGTCATGACCGGAGACACCTTGAACATGTCTATGCCGCTGGATGGTCTCCGAGTCGGCAGTCTGAGGGCCAAGGTGAAAAGCATCAATTACCAGGAGAACACCATCACCATGGGGCTTGTCTTCGCTCCAGACAAAAAGATGGCTCATTCGCTTGAGGACTTCATCGCCCAGCTGGAATCCGTAGCGAACTGA
- the fba gene encoding class II fructose-1,6-bisphosphate aldolase — protein sequence MPLVSPKEMFKKAYAGGYAVGAFNVNNMEIVQGIIAAGNQERSPLILQVSAGARKYAGENYIMKLMEAAMVDTDLPVVLHLDHGQNFEICEMVIKAGFTSVMYDGSHLPFEENIAQTKRVVECAHAQGVFVEAELGRLAGVEDEVSSEHSVYTDPDQAVEFVERSGCDSLAIAIGTSHGAYKFKGEAKLDFDRLDKIGKLLPGYPLVLHGSSSVPQEFVEMANKYGGKVGSAKGVPEDMLRRAAGMAVCKINIDTDIRLAMTAVIRKHFAEHPEHFDPRQYLTPARDAVRDMVAHKIRNVLGCSGKA from the coding sequence ATGCCATTGGTATCGCCCAAGGAAATGTTCAAGAAAGCCTACGCTGGCGGCTACGCAGTCGGCGCATTCAACGTCAACAACATGGAAATCGTCCAGGGCATCATCGCCGCTGGCAATCAGGAACGCTCGCCTCTCATTCTCCAGGTCTCGGCCGGAGCCCGCAAGTATGCCGGCGAGAACTACATCATGAAACTCATGGAAGCGGCCATGGTCGACACCGACCTGCCGGTGGTGCTGCACCTGGACCACGGCCAGAATTTTGAAATCTGCGAGATGGTCATCAAAGCAGGGTTCACCTCGGTGATGTACGACGGATCACACCTTCCTTTCGAGGAAAACATCGCCCAGACCAAGCGGGTGGTGGAATGCGCCCATGCCCAGGGCGTGTTCGTGGAGGCGGAACTCGGCCGTTTGGCCGGCGTGGAGGACGAGGTCAGCTCCGAGCACAGCGTCTACACCGACCCCGACCAGGCGGTTGAGTTCGTGGAACGCAGCGGGTGCGATTCCCTGGCCATTGCCATAGGCACCAGCCACGGAGCCTATAAGTTCAAGGGCGAGGCCAAGCTCGATTTCGATCGCCTGGATAAAATCGGCAAGCTTCTTCCCGGCTATCCCCTGGTGCTGCATGGATCTTCCTCTGTGCCTCAGGAGTTCGTGGAAATGGCCAATAAATACGGTGGCAAAGTCGGCAGCGCCAAGGGCGTGCCTGAGGATATGCTGCGGCGCGCCGCGGGAATGGCCGTGTGCAAGATCAACATCGACACCGACATCCGGCTGGCAATGACCGCGGTGATCCGCAAACATTTCGCCGAGCACCCGGAACATTTCGATCCCCGGCAGTACCTCACCCCTGCCCGCGACGCGGTCAGGGACATGGTGGCCCACAAGATCAGAAACGTCCTGGGCTGCTCCGGGAAGGCATAA
- a CDS encoding response regulator, with the protein MDQRSIQRLRRLLGETALLVVDDTPIIRDALSGILEPLGLHMILQAGDGEEAWRMLESGKVDMVVADWLMPGINGLDLLRKMRRDERFENIPFIMITGVPDKQMVMEALRFKATDYMAKPIDGSVLKQKIIKALSRKSD; encoded by the coding sequence ATGGACCAACGATCCATTCAACGCTTGAGACGGCTTCTCGGCGAAACCGCGTTGCTCGTGGTGGATGATACCCCTATCATCCGCGACGCTCTAAGTGGTATTCTCGAACCGCTGGGGCTGCACATGATACTCCAGGCGGGCGACGGCGAGGAAGCCTGGCGGATGCTCGAGTCAGGCAAGGTGGACATGGTCGTGGCCGATTGGCTCATGCCTGGAATCAACGGTTTGGATTTGCTCAGAAAAATGCGCCGGGATGAGCGCTTTGAAAACATCCCCTTCATCATGATCACCGGTGTTCCGGACAAGCAGATGGTGATGGAGGCATTGCGGTTTAAGGCCACTGACTACATGGCCAAACCTATTGACGGCTCCGTGCTCAAGCAGAAGATCATAAAGGCGTTAAGCCGAAAGAGCGATTAA
- a CDS encoding GntR family transcriptional regulator, whose amino-acid sequence MSYKPSFQPLYQQVKDTLLKRIAAGDWPPGTFLPSEYALAKEYGVSQGTLRKALNELTSEGRVVRYQGKGTAVPTFDADQHLYRFFKIVNKQGRHELPVSQILSARVEKASKEVEVFLKLEKGDKVFRLERIRVLEGVAVINERIYMPCACFPGIESYGANTLPNTLYDFFQKKFQITIVQIFEDLKAVAADATDSKRLEVPVGYPLLSIRRIALDLEDRPVELRLSRCNTSEHSYHIQLR is encoded by the coding sequence GTGTCGTACAAACCATCGTTTCAGCCTCTCTACCAGCAGGTCAAAGACACCCTTCTCAAACGCATTGCTGCCGGAGATTGGCCGCCTGGCACCTTCTTGCCAAGCGAATATGCCTTGGCCAAAGAGTATGGCGTCAGTCAAGGCACTCTCCGCAAGGCCCTGAACGAGCTGACCTCCGAGGGGAGGGTTGTTCGCTACCAAGGAAAGGGCACGGCCGTGCCGACCTTCGATGCGGACCAGCATCTGTACCGGTTCTTCAAGATTGTGAACAAGCAGGGGCGCCATGAACTTCCTGTTTCGCAAATTCTTAGTGCCCGGGTGGAAAAAGCTTCTAAAGAGGTCGAAGTTTTTTTGAAATTAGAGAAAGGGGACAAGGTCTTTCGCTTGGAGCGTATCCGCGTTTTGGAAGGGGTCGCGGTCATAAACGAGCGGATCTATATGCCTTGCGCATGTTTCCCCGGCATTGAAAGCTACGGAGCGAATACGCTGCCCAACACGCTCTACGATTTTTTTCAAAAGAAATTTCAGATTACCATCGTGCAGATCTTCGAGGACCTGAAGGCTGTTGCCGCGGATGCAACGGACTCCAAACGACTCGAAGTCCCTGTCGGCTATCCCTTGCTCTCCATCCGGCGTATTGCCCTGGATCTGGAAGACAGGCCTGTGGAACTCCGGCTGAGCAGGTGCAACACTTCGGAGCATTCCTACCACATTCAACTGCGTTAG
- a CDS encoding inositol monophosphatase, whose product MMNMPPLDLDTAMDVAMDAVRAGCSVLAEGSKRLERLGKTSKSPGDVSTEIDRLAESAILGRIRETFPSHAAVGEESGASGQSPFRWIVDPLDGTMNYIRGLPYYGVSVALQEHDTVVLGVVADPEREEFFTAIRGRGAFCNNKRIQVSRCPRLDEAVVGTVVPPPKWPGLDNYLEMFCRVARNAAAVRRAGAAALDLAYVASGRLDAFFVLSLKTWDVAAGSLLVTEAGGAIADIDGRPDPLETNRLVAATPGVLPQLLFTLRNVSG is encoded by the coding sequence ATGATGAACATGCCTCCACTCGATCTGGACACAGCCATGGACGTGGCCATGGACGCTGTTCGGGCCGGGTGCTCGGTACTGGCTGAAGGCAGCAAGAGACTCGAAAGACTCGGCAAGACTTCCAAGAGCCCTGGAGATGTCAGCACCGAGATTGACCGCCTAGCCGAATCGGCCATTCTCGGCCGTATCCGCGAGACATTCCCCTCCCATGCCGCTGTTGGCGAGGAGAGCGGCGCTAGCGGACAGTCCCCGTTCCGTTGGATCGTGGACCCGCTGGACGGCACCATGAACTACATACGCGGCCTTCCCTACTACGGCGTTTCCGTGGCCCTTCAGGAGCATGACACCGTGGTGCTGGGGGTCGTAGCGGATCCGGAGCGGGAAGAGTTCTTCACAGCCATTCGTGGCCGTGGCGCATTCTGCAACAACAAAAGAATCCAAGTGTCCCGGTGCCCACGGCTGGACGAAGCCGTGGTGGGCACGGTGGTGCCGCCGCCCAAGTGGCCAGGACTGGACAACTATCTGGAGATGTTCTGCCGGGTGGCGCGCAATGCGGCTGCAGTGCGCAGGGCTGGCGCTGCGGCGTTGGACCTGGCCTATGTGGCGTCAGGACGGCTGGATGCGTTTTTCGTCTTGAGTCTGAAAACCTGGGATGTCGCGGCTGGTTCCTTGCTGGTGACCGAGGCAGGAGGAGCAATCGCCGACATCGACGGACGCCCGGACCCACTCGAGACGAACCGGCTGGTTGCCGCAACGCCCGGAGTGCTCCCGCAGCTGCTGTTCACGCTTAGGAATGTTTCAGGCTAA